The following proteins come from a genomic window of Paucimonas lemoignei:
- a CDS encoding putative cytidylate kinase: protein MYILITGAAGSGTSTLGYELSEQLSVRHIEADDYFWHPTDPPYQQRVAAEPRCALMLADLRAAPDAVVSGSVMDWGRELEDIFDLVVFLYVPSDIRLARLKRREEQRFGVARPEFLAWAAQYDSGTEPGRSLRRHREWLEQRQCEVLRLEGDLSRESRVGAVVEKLGRAVGTKAPHRSLTASGG from the coding sequence ATGTACATCCTGATCACCGGCGCCGCTGGCTCTGGCACGTCCACCTTGGGTTATGAGTTGTCCGAACAGTTGTCAGTCCGACATATCGAGGCTGACGACTATTTCTGGCATCCCACGGACCCGCCGTATCAACAGCGTGTTGCCGCTGAGCCGCGATGTGCACTGATGTTGGCCGATTTGCGCGCCGCGCCCGACGCCGTTGTTTCCGGATCGGTGATGGATTGGGGGAGGGAGCTTGAGGATATTTTCGATCTGGTGGTTTTCCTCTACGTCCCGAGCGACATACGCCTGGCGCGACTCAAGCGGCGAGAAGAGCAGCGCTTCGGCGTCGCCAGGCCCGAGTTCCTGGCGTGGGCGGCGCAGTACGATAGCGGCACCGAGCCGGGCCGTAGCTTGCGAAGGCACCGGGAATGGCTTGAGCAACGCCAGTGTGAAGTGCTCAGGCTGGAGGGGGATTTATCCAGGGAGAGTCGTGTTGGCGCGGTGGTTGAAAAGCTCGGCCGGGCAGTTGGCACGAAAGCACCACATAGGTCTCTCACGGCTTCAGGCGGTTAG
- a CDS encoding gluconate 2-dehydrogenase yields the protein MANITNDEVDVVVVGLGWAGSLMSIELAQAGLKVRALERGEDRNNTDFAYPKPADQYAYGIRNKIMATPKAAAMTVRHTANDVALPTRKWGAFEPGTGVGGSGLHWTGVLIRPTPTDIKLKTYADQAYKPGILQEDMRIGDYPFTWEEIEPFLDKFDKICGLSGNTGNLRGQIMAGGDPFEGPRSEPFPLPPLQDTLNTKMFAEVATRMGYHPFPNPSANVSQAWTNPYGNQIAPCNYCGYCSKYPCLNYSKASPQTAVLDSLKRMENFSYRVNANVLKVELHPDGKTAKGVTYADADGNLVFQPAGIVILAGFQFVNVRLMLLSGIGKPYDPITETGTVGRNYAFLSNGGSTLFFKDKEFNPFATAGATGQMFNDISPGNYDGAALGFIGGAKIHSSQATGAPIGTALPSGTPDWGQGWKEGMVDWYGHSMKVSITTSCQSYRGHYVDLDPTYKDPWGLPLLRITFDWKQNELKLQQHLRKIVLDITKELGPDSFSESFLSMDSHWDITKYVSTHNVGGAVMGDDPKTTALNRYLQSWDVHNVFVPGGNAFPQNFQANPTSMIGALTLFSAKAIVEQYIKNPGPLVQA from the coding sequence ATGGCAAATATTACTAATGACGAAGTCGACGTAGTGGTCGTCGGCCTCGGCTGGGCCGGCTCGTTGATGAGCATTGAACTGGCTCAGGCAGGTTTGAAAGTTCGCGCCCTGGAGCGCGGTGAAGATCGCAATAACACCGACTTCGCCTACCCCAAACCTGCCGATCAATACGCATACGGCATCCGCAACAAGATCATGGCCACCCCGAAAGCGGCCGCCATGACCGTGCGCCACACCGCCAACGACGTCGCGCTGCCGACTCGCAAGTGGGGCGCGTTCGAACCTGGCACTGGCGTCGGCGGCTCGGGCCTGCACTGGACCGGTGTACTGATTCGTCCTACCCCGACCGACATCAAGCTCAAGACCTATGCAGACCAGGCCTACAAGCCGGGCATCCTGCAAGAAGACATGCGCATCGGCGACTACCCGTTCACTTGGGAAGAAATCGAGCCGTTCCTGGACAAGTTCGACAAGATCTGTGGCCTGTCCGGCAACACCGGCAACCTGCGTGGCCAGATCATGGCCGGTGGCGACCCGTTCGAAGGCCCGCGCTCGGAGCCCTTCCCGCTGCCGCCTCTGCAAGACACGCTGAACACCAAGATGTTTGCCGAAGTGGCCACCCGCATGGGCTACCACCCGTTCCCGAACCCGTCGGCGAACGTGTCCCAGGCGTGGACCAACCCTTACGGCAACCAGATTGCGCCGTGCAACTACTGCGGTTATTGCAGCAAGTACCCGTGCCTGAACTACTCCAAGGCTTCGCCGCAAACGGCGGTGCTGGATTCGCTCAAGCGCATGGAAAACTTCTCCTACCGCGTGAACGCCAACGTCTTGAAGGTCGAGCTGCACCCGGACGGCAAAACCGCCAAAGGCGTGACTTACGCCGACGCCGACGGCAACCTGGTTTTCCAGCCTGCTGGCATCGTGATTCTGGCCGGTTTCCAGTTCGTCAACGTGCGCCTGATGCTGCTGTCCGGCATCGGCAAGCCTTACGACCCGATCACCGAAACCGGCACTGTGGGTCGCAACTACGCGTTCCTCAGCAACGGCGGCTCGACGCTGTTCTTCAAGGACAAGGAATTCAACCCGTTCGCCACGGCCGGCGCGACCGGGCAGATGTTCAACGACATCTCGCCAGGCAACTACGATGGCGCGGCGCTGGGTTTCATCGGCGGCGCGAAGATCCACAGCTCGCAGGCCACCGGTGCGCCGATCGGCACCGCGCTGCCAAGCGGGACGCCGGATTGGGGGCAGGGCTGGAAAGAAGGCATGGTCGACTGGTACGGCCACTCCATGAAAGTCAGCATCACCACCAGTTGCCAGTCGTATCGCGGCCACTACGTGGACCTGGACCCGACTTACAAAGATCCATGGGGCCTGCCACTGCTGCGCATCACGTTCGACTGGAAACAGAACGAACTGAAACTGCAGCAACACCTGCGCAAGATCGTGCTGGACATCACCAAGGAACTGGGTCCGGACAGCTTCAGCGAGAGCTTCCTGTCGATGGATTCTCATTGGGACATCACCAAGTACGTGTCCACCCACAACGTGGGCGGCGCGGTGATGGGCGACGATCCGAAGACTACGGCGCTGAACCGCTACCTGCAGAGCTGGGACGTGCACAACGTGTTCGTGCCGGGCGGCAACGCGTTCCCGCAGAACTTCCAGGCCAACCCGACCTCGATGATCGGCGCGCTGACCCTGTTCTCGGCCAAGGCAATCGTTGAGCAGTACATCAAAAACCCTGGCCCGCTGGTGCAGGCATGA
- a CDS encoding Gluconate 2-dehydrogenase acceptor subunit, with protein sequence MLLNKPTSRRKFLLSSLIALPAIGVAIKGLSAAEAAEMVAPKLEEYRPTFFSAAEWAFIMAACDRIIPAGGRGPGALETNVPIFVDQQLASDLGSEIYLEGPFKLDAPAEMGYQIPYRPQEIYQKGIKCVDAFCQDKHGKNFAALDTAKKDDVLKQLQKGEVAFKAFGEDVLKSKQFFGELLNHTKQGYLSDPIYGGNKGMKAWIAIGFPGARASYVEWVTQHNVKYPLGPVSISGQRG encoded by the coding sequence ATGTTGTTGAACAAACCAACGTCACGAAGGAAGTTTCTGCTTTCTTCTCTGATTGCGTTACCAGCGATAGGCGTGGCGATCAAAGGCCTGAGCGCTGCCGAAGCAGCGGAAATGGTTGCGCCGAAGCTGGAAGAGTATCGCCCGACCTTTTTCAGCGCCGCTGAGTGGGCCTTCATCATGGCCGCCTGCGACCGCATCATTCCAGCCGGGGGCCGTGGCCCTGGGGCGCTGGAAACCAACGTACCGATTTTCGTCGATCAGCAACTGGCCAGCGATCTGGGCAGCGAGATCTATCTGGAAGGTCCTTTCAAACTCGATGCGCCAGCGGAAATGGGCTACCAGATCCCGTATCGCCCGCAAGAGATCTATCAGAAGGGCATCAAGTGCGTTGACGCCTTCTGCCAGGACAAGCACGGCAAGAATTTCGCCGCGCTGGACACTGCCAAAAAAGACGACGTCTTGAAGCAACTGCAAAAAGGCGAAGTGGCCTTCAAGGCCTTTGGCGAAGACGTGCTCAAGTCCAAGCAGTTCTTTGGCGAACTGCTCAACCACACCAAGCAGGGTTATCTCTCCGACCCGATCTATGGCGGCAACAAGGGCATGAAAGCCTGGATCGCCATCGGTTTCCCCGGAGCCCGCGCCAGTTACGTGGAATGGGTGACACAGCACAACGTCAAGTACCCCCTCGGCCCGGTCAGCATCAGCGGCCAGCGCGGTTGA
- a CDS encoding Protein of uncharacterised function (DUF1652): protein MYSKTDIQRILETAFLPSKCECVIGANDSFSVKLLNPKSGDIELYVTAMPLSELSTSRSIASLVLSLKEQRDLMGKMELSMKRLA from the coding sequence ATGTATTCAAAAACAGATATCCAGAGAATTCTTGAAACAGCGTTTTTGCCTTCGAAGTGCGAATGCGTTATCGGTGCAAACGACAGCTTCTCGGTGAAACTCCTCAATCCCAAATCAGGCGATATCGAACTGTATGTAACGGCTATGCCCTTGTCCGAACTGTCTACCAGCAGATCCATCGCCAGTCTGGTGCTCTCGCTGAAAGAACAGAGAGACCTCATGGGAAAAATGGAGCTGTCTATGAAGCGACTGGCGTAG
- the mcp4_8 gene encoding histidine kinase, HAMP region: chemotaxis sensory transducer — MFSLLSPGMRMLSRFGFARKFQMLFLLFMLPLVASLWVIGQDYRGKIATITGERSGVSQLLALDQVDGELSHQRDNAARWKASDILKEPTPAAKAAMSAMDAAGPRIAQALDSLGATLNREQASADTLKRFDTLKASVTGMDIASLRTVGWWPDGYDRFTNALGNLQALREQIATDSGLILDPWLETYLLMQISTQQVPELVERVGRMASVGQTSVVTGQFSLQSRLQMRELRGRITDAQDQLVKTGDFLKSKLPAEMTPWADKYTATLERLKTELKVLDDGVFGATIKLDAPGFERSVDGLLNDLASLRIQSLQSLDARLDYYHDKSNMQFIPMGICFGVLLLAALYLFACLQASIRRSASGITTLAESLRDGNLCVQVAVHGRDELAIISAALNAAVVQLRTSLLGVNHETKQLGSAVLTLNTQSSGTLNEVEEQQYQISQIAAAATELAATSQGVARSCEQASDSARQTRKIAEESSRDSERTTTSIQQLNQRLTDTAAALGRVSEQGQQIQSVVDAIRGIAEQTNLLALNAAIEAARAGEQGRGFAVVADEVRSLSQRTQASTAEIAGTVDSLRSTVSQAVGLMETACGQAVNDAQSVTDLGQRLVEIASAVQGVTDTLAQISTAVEEQASTADEVSGNIQQVDQAAGRLLDGARAVNQAADTLSKGSRALSDNTARFQLD; from the coding sequence ATGTTCAGTCTTTTGTCGCCGGGTATGCGCATGCTTAGCCGTTTTGGCTTTGCGCGTAAGTTTCAGATGCTGTTTCTGTTATTCATGCTGCCGCTGGTAGCCAGCCTGTGGGTGATCGGCCAGGACTACCGTGGCAAGATCGCCACCATCACGGGTGAGCGGTCGGGCGTCAGTCAGTTGCTGGCGCTGGATCAGGTCGATGGCGAGCTTTCCCATCAGCGTGACAACGCTGCCCGCTGGAAAGCCTCCGACATTCTCAAAGAGCCGACCCCGGCCGCCAAGGCAGCGATGAGCGCCATGGATGCAGCAGGGCCGCGTATCGCACAGGCGCTTGATTCGCTGGGCGCCACGCTCAATCGCGAGCAGGCCAGCGCCGATACCCTCAAGCGTTTCGACACCTTGAAAGCCTCGGTCACCGGGATGGACATCGCATCGCTGCGCACCGTGGGCTGGTGGCCGGACGGTTACGATCGCTTCACCAACGCCCTGGGCAACCTTCAGGCCCTGCGCGAGCAGATCGCCACCGACAGCGGCCTGATTCTCGATCCGTGGCTTGAAACCTACCTGTTGATGCAGATTTCGACCCAGCAAGTACCCGAGTTGGTCGAACGCGTCGGCCGCATGGCCAGCGTCGGCCAGACCTCTGTGGTCACCGGGCAATTCAGTTTGCAGAGCCGTCTGCAGATGCGCGAATTGCGCGGGCGCATTACTGATGCACAGGATCAACTGGTCAAGACCGGTGATTTCCTGAAATCCAAGTTACCTGCCGAGATGACGCCATGGGCCGATAAGTACACGGCCACTCTGGAGCGCCTCAAGACCGAATTGAAGGTGCTGGACGATGGTGTGTTTGGCGCCACCATCAAACTCGACGCGCCGGGGTTCGAGCGTAGTGTCGATGGTTTGCTCAATGATCTGGCCAGTTTGCGTATCCAGTCCCTGCAGTCGCTGGACGCACGACTGGATTACTACCACGACAAATCCAACATGCAGTTCATCCCGATGGGCATCTGCTTTGGCGTGTTGCTGCTCGCCGCGCTTTATCTGTTTGCCTGCCTGCAGGCCTCGATCCGGCGCAGCGCCAGTGGCATCACGACCCTGGCCGAGTCCCTGCGCGACGGCAATCTCTGCGTACAGGTCGCGGTGCATGGTCGCGATGAACTGGCGATCATCAGTGCCGCGCTGAACGCGGCCGTGGTGCAGTTGCGCACCAGCCTGCTAGGGGTCAATCACGAGACCAAGCAGTTGGGCAGTGCGGTGCTGACACTCAACACCCAGTCCAGCGGCACCTTGAATGAAGTGGAAGAGCAGCAGTACCAGATCAGTCAGATTGCGGCCGCCGCCACCGAATTGGCCGCCACCTCGCAAGGCGTTGCCAGAAGTTGTGAGCAGGCATCGGACAGCGCCAGGCAGACCCGCAAGATTGCCGAAGAAAGCAGCCGTGACAGTGAGCGCACCACCACCAGCATTCAGCAGCTCAATCAGCGGCTGACCGATACCGCTGCGGCGCTGGGGCGTGTCAGTGAGCAGGGCCAGCAGATTCAGTCTGTGGTCGATGCGATTCGAGGCATCGCCGAACAGACCAACCTGCTGGCGCTCAACGCAGCGATCGAAGCGGCGCGGGCGGGTGAGCAGGGTCGTGGTTTTGCCGTCGTGGCCGATGAGGTGCGCAGCCTGTCGCAACGCACCCAGGCCTCAACGGCAGAAATTGCCGGCACGGTCGACAGCTTGCGCTCCACCGTGAGCCAGGCGGTGGGCTTGATGGAAACGGCCTGTGGCCAGGCGGTCAACGATGCGCAGTCGGTGACTGATCTGGGCCAGCGCCTGGTGGAAATCGCCAGCGCTGTGCAGGGCGTGACCGATACCCTGGCGCAGATATCCACAGCCGTGGAAGAGCAAGCCAGCACCGCCGATGAGGTGAGCGGCAATATCCAGCAGGTCGATCAGGCTGCAGGCCGTCTGCTCGATGGCGCGCGGGCCGTGAATCAGGCCGCCGATACCCTGAGCAAAGGCAGCCGCGCGCTGAGCGATAACACGGCGCGTTTTCAGTTGGATTGA